In a single window of the Halobacteriovorax sp. DA5 genome:
- a CDS encoding OmpH family outer membrane protein, translating into MKTTMINSAVLAALLISSAASYGQQDDPLLSETDQVVHTDEINIDGFYKKKKKPSQADKIQKLRRELEEKHEQMMRKNVEDMRLQEEKRIADKIQKALEGQLKAMDEINNQQAAPARVQAVAPVVAEPVLPELSNKLTIETGYKSITGEQKEWTAGINFQASVETVISERVSIGISAGFMNLTIQGNELSNYNNYGYYNYNNYNAYNSYSQNDEISYNEFNFGGYGKFYFSRSAKIKPYLSVGTGIHFGSFEIQNPVDTFNETKQSMKYVSGSASLGAEVNFAKEFSAQVGLSYEKNIFRLGEEAQYNGSTNQKALVDQARNIENADTFTLGVGLSYLF; encoded by the coding sequence ATGAAAACAACAATGATTAACTCGGCCGTATTGGCCGCACTTCTAATTTCAAGTGCAGCCTCATATGGACAACAAGACGATCCATTATTAAGTGAAACAGATCAAGTTGTTCATACTGACGAAATCAATATCGACGGGTTCTACAAAAAGAAAAAGAAACCATCACAAGCTGACAAAATCCAAAAGCTACGTCGTGAGCTAGAGGAGAAACACGAGCAGATGATGAGAAAGAATGTTGAGGATATGCGTCTACAAGAAGAAAAGCGTATCGCTGACAAGATCCAAAAGGCACTTGAGGGACAACTTAAGGCAATGGATGAAATAAATAATCAACAAGCAGCACCTGCAAGAGTACAAGCGGTCGCTCCTGTTGTAGCAGAACCAGTACTTCCAGAACTTAGTAATAAACTAACAATTGAGACTGGATATAAGAGTATTACTGGTGAGCAAAAAGAATGGACAGCAGGGATCAATTTCCAAGCTTCTGTTGAAACTGTTATTTCTGAAAGAGTTTCAATCGGAATTAGCGCTGGATTTATGAACCTTACTATTCAAGGTAATGAGCTTAGTAACTACAACAACTATGGTTACTACAATTATAATAACTATAATGCTTATAACTCTTATTCTCAAAATGATGAGATTTCATATAATGAGTTTAACTTTGGTGGATATGGTAAATTTTATTTCTCACGTTCAGCTAAGATTAAACCATACTTAAGTGTTGGAACTGGAATTCACTTTGGATCTTTTGAAATCCAAAACCCAGTTGATACTTTTAACGAGACTAAGCAATCGATGAAGTATGTATCAGGTAGTGCATCTCTTGGAGCAGAAGTTAATTTTGCTAAAGAATTTAGCGCACAAGTTGGCCTATCTTACGAAAAGAATATTTTTAGACTTGGTGAAGAAGCACAATACAATGGTTCAACTAACCAGAAGGCATTAGTTGACCAAGCTAGAAATATTGAAAATGCTGACACATTTACTTTAGGTGTTGGACTTTCATACCTGTTCTAA
- a CDS encoding 3-hydroxyacyl-CoA dehydrogenase NAD-binding domain-containing protein, whose amino-acid sequence MTYKRISFEIKDKKAYIGFGYNDKASMTVFDEETLKELQDIVEDLHTKEKELDGAIFFSHKDRCFMAGADIKLFDTMHTAADGQAGAEAGQTIFNRIEDLKMPTVACIHGVCLGGGLEFALSCKSRIVSDDKATGLGLPEVKLGLIPGFGGTFRLPKAVGLPTALDMILSGKTLNAKKAKRSGLVDEVYAKERLVDLAPNHFKKKVDKRGFMDKMQDAATDNVFTKKIIFQKARESVLKKTKGFYQAPLKILDVMEAGVMKGRTSYLTSEAQAFGELCIGEQSKNLRHIFFLMEGSKKMDDAKGVGRKLRRGACLGAGTMGGGIAWLMAKNDMFPIMKDLNQVGLELGLKQASSNFAGAVKRKRMSHDDFERKMRSISAQTDYRGFEHTDLVIEAVVENMDIKKKVFAETETKVRKDTILTSNTSSLSVQEMASALEDNSRFAGLHFFNPVHMMPLVEIIKHDGVSDETIESLYDWVVKVKKTPVVVNDGPGFLVNRILMPYMNEAGFLLEEGVSIKDIDDACLNFGMPMGPFRLLDEVGIDVGDKVSKIIYEGLGERQASNGIGKQMLEKEFFGKKNAKGFYLYDEKGKPTGPNQEAWNMLPKASKKLSETEIQMRIFLPMINEAATTLEDKIVAKAKDVDLGLIFGIGFPPFRGGLLRYADTQGIARLRDEMLKFSESVSKARFTPCALINKLADENSTFYEL is encoded by the coding sequence ATGACATATAAGAGAATCAGTTTTGAAATCAAGGACAAGAAAGCATATATCGGCTTTGGTTATAATGACAAAGCTTCGATGACTGTTTTCGATGAAGAAACATTAAAAGAGCTTCAAGATATCGTTGAAGATCTTCATACAAAAGAAAAAGAGCTAGATGGAGCAATCTTCTTTTCACACAAAGACAGATGTTTCATGGCAGGAGCAGATATTAAATTATTCGATACCATGCATACTGCAGCAGATGGACAAGCAGGAGCTGAAGCAGGTCAGACAATCTTTAATCGCATTGAAGACTTAAAGATGCCTACTGTTGCTTGTATCCACGGAGTGTGTCTTGGTGGCGGACTTGAATTTGCTCTTTCTTGTAAATCAAGAATTGTAAGTGATGACAAGGCAACAGGTCTTGGCCTTCCTGAAGTTAAGCTTGGCCTAATTCCTGGATTTGGTGGGACTTTTCGTCTACCAAAAGCAGTAGGGCTTCCAACTGCTCTTGATATGATCCTTTCGGGAAAAACTCTTAATGCTAAAAAAGCAAAGAGATCTGGACTTGTTGACGAGGTATACGCAAAAGAGCGTCTTGTTGATCTTGCACCAAACCATTTCAAGAAGAAAGTTGATAAGCGTGGATTCATGGATAAGATGCAAGACGCTGCAACTGATAATGTATTCACAAAGAAGATTATTTTTCAAAAGGCACGTGAATCAGTTTTAAAGAAAACAAAAGGTTTCTACCAAGCTCCTCTAAAAATTCTTGATGTGATGGAAGCTGGAGTAATGAAAGGTCGCACATCTTACTTAACTTCTGAAGCTCAGGCTTTTGGAGAGTTATGTATTGGTGAACAATCAAAGAACCTTCGCCATATCTTCTTCCTAATGGAAGGATCTAAGAAAATGGACGATGCCAAGGGCGTTGGAAGAAAGCTTCGTCGTGGTGCTTGTCTTGGTGCTGGTACAATGGGTGGTGGTATCGCTTGGCTTATGGCAAAGAATGATATGTTTCCAATCATGAAAGACCTAAATCAGGTAGGACTTGAGCTCGGTCTTAAACAAGCTTCAAGTAACTTTGCTGGTGCAGTAAAAAGAAAGCGTATGTCTCACGATGATTTTGAGCGCAAAATGAGATCAATTAGTGCTCAAACAGATTACCGTGGATTTGAACACACAGACCTTGTTATTGAGGCCGTTGTTGAAAATATGGATATTAAAAAGAAGGTCTTTGCTGAAACTGAAACTAAAGTTCGTAAAGACACGATCCTTACTTCAAACACTTCATCACTTTCTGTTCAAGAGATGGCCAGTGCACTTGAAGATAATTCAAGATTTGCAGGACTACACTTCTTTAATCCGGTTCACATGATGCCACTTGTAGAAATTATTAAACACGATGGTGTCTCTGATGAAACGATTGAGTCACTATATGATTGGGTTGTTAAAGTTAAGAAGACTCCTGTTGTTGTTAATGATGGCCCAGGATTCCTTGTAAACCGAATTCTTATGCCATATATGAATGAAGCAGGATTCTTACTAGAAGAAGGTGTTTCAATTAAAGATATTGATGATGCTTGTCTAAACTTTGGTATGCCAATGGGGCCTTTTAGACTTCTTGATGAAGTTGGGATCGATGTAGGTGATAAGGTTTCTAAAATCATCTATGAGGGACTAGGTGAGCGTCAAGCTTCAAATGGTATTGGAAAGCAAATGCTTGAAAAAGAATTCTTTGGAAAGAAAAATGCTAAGGGATTCTACCTATACGATGAAAAAGGTAAGCCAACTGGTCCTAACCAGGAAGCTTGGAATATGCTTCCAAAAGCGTCTAAAAAGCTGAGTGAAACAGAGATTCAAATGAGAATCTTTCTGCCAATGATTAATGAAGCGGCAACAACACTTGAAGATAAAATCGTTGCAAAAGCAAAAGACGTTGATTTAGGTCTAATCTTTGGTATCGGTTTTCCTCCATTTAGAGGAGGTCTTCTGAGATATGCAGATACTCAAGGTATTGCTCGTTTAAGAGATGAAATGCTTAAGTTTTCTGAAAGTGTAAGTAAAGCCAGGTTCACTCCATGCGCACTTATTAATAAGCTTGCTGATGAAAACTCAACTTTTTACGAGTTATAG
- a CDS encoding thiolase family protein: MKPVYIVEAVRTPHAKAGTIIKDIQAPYLGAYLVRHIMDGTSIGDDEVDEVIFGNTGTPAKYPNVGRVIALEAGLHKKTSGYSVHRNCASGLEAASQAFIKVASGRCDVVVAGGVESMSNMPLIYGKQMTELFASLMKAKTTGDKLKVLSTFKPAYLSPIIAIEQGLTDPFCGLNMGQTAELLARELGITREEQDIYANESHHKAIKAIEEGRFADEIVPLIYGSKLDKLLMNDHGPRKESSVEGLAKMKPYFDRKSGTVTVGNSCPITDGGSAILFCSEEAVKKYNLEPLARVVDYHFHGLEPERMGMGPLHAMDGVFRRSNMTLEQMDLIEINEAFAAQIIAVKKAFTDKKVADFFGIDKLWGEIPAEKLNVNGGAIALGHPVGSTGSRLIVTLAHELKKRKAGFGVASLCIGGGQGGAMIIENLQK; this comes from the coding sequence ATGAAACCAGTCTACATTGTCGAGGCAGTGAGAACTCCTCATGCAAAAGCCGGAACTATAATTAAAGATATTCAAGCCCCTTATTTAGGTGCTTACCTTGTTCGCCATATTATGGATGGAACTTCAATCGGTGACGATGAAGTTGATGAGGTTATATTTGGAAACACAGGTACTCCTGCAAAGTATCCAAACGTAGGACGTGTTATTGCACTAGAGGCAGGCCTTCATAAGAAGACTTCTGGTTACTCTGTTCACAGAAATTGTGCTTCAGGACTTGAGGCCGCTTCTCAAGCTTTCATTAAAGTAGCAAGTGGACGTTGTGATGTCGTTGTTGCTGGTGGTGTAGAGTCAATGTCAAATATGCCACTTATTTATGGGAAGCAAATGACTGAGCTTTTTGCTTCACTTATGAAAGCAAAAACAACTGGTGATAAATTAAAAGTTCTTTCAACTTTTAAACCTGCATACCTTTCTCCAATTATTGCAATTGAACAAGGTTTAACGGATCCTTTTTGTGGCCTAAATATGGGACAAACTGCAGAGCTTCTTGCACGTGAACTTGGGATCACTCGTGAAGAGCAAGATATCTATGCAAATGAGTCTCACCATAAAGCTATTAAGGCCATTGAAGAAGGTCGTTTTGCTGATGAGATCGTGCCACTGATCTATGGTTCAAAATTAGATAAATTACTTATGAATGATCATGGGCCACGTAAAGAATCTTCTGTTGAAGGTCTTGCAAAAATGAAGCCTTACTTTGATCGTAAGTCAGGAACTGTTACAGTTGGAAATAGCTGTCCAATTACAGATGGTGGATCAGCGATTCTTTTCTGTTCTGAAGAGGCCGTAAAAAAATATAACCTAGAACCACTTGCAAGAGTTGTTGATTATCACTTCCATGGACTAGAGCCTGAGCGTATGGGAATGGGACCACTTCATGCAATGGATGGTGTCTTTAGAAGATCTAATATGACTCTTGAGCAAATGGATCTAATTGAAATTAACGAAGCCTTTGCTGCACAAATTATTGCTGTTAAGAAGGCATTTACTGATAAGAAAGTTGCTGACTTCTTTGGTATTGATAAATTATGGGGTGAAATTCCTGCTGAGAAACTAAATGTTAACGGTGGTGCTATCGCTCTTGGACACCCAGTAGGATCAACTGGATCACGCTTAATTGTAACTCTTGCTCATGAGCTAAAGAAGAGAAAAGCAGGATTTGGTGTTGCTTCACTTTGTATCGGTGGTGGTCAAGGTGGTGCCATGATTATCGAGAACTTACAAAAGTAA
- a CDS encoding glycosyltransferase N-terminal domain-containing protein: MLLIFLIQAIVRIALYPLFFVLYLLKVGPFYARVSFERKNYRDEGCRPFARFGKKAHCVFHFSSEGEFEQIRPLADELISLGKNVELIFTSPSVEHKVIDYYQANRENIRYLRLPLMIYFPLLSRQNIIAWSSAKKMMMVRYDFFPELLYLGSKMKEFILFSATVKSSRIKTTDISELRLPGLKKYIYSMFSKIICATNEDYMIIGKDISADKLEHPIELRMLQIDSRQHFFRRHSLYEDLNKLLSLAEYEKRICLAQTWPVEMDAFSDQEFCKLIGAGELFVFMAPHVLKDDNIENLKVLILKHCPDLSIHMLTKEIIENNQIDSFISNYKQRPGLIISTLRGILCEIYPYFRTVFVGGGHGKGIHSVLEPFVAGANIFCGPNVKRSTEYDTIVKSGVGVGVIDNMNDAYSIIKSTSTNKMANELISDMIKESEMAKRKLIALLTN, translated from the coding sequence ATGTTATTGATTTTTCTTATTCAGGCAATTGTAAGAATTGCGCTCTATCCATTATTTTTTGTGCTTTATCTATTAAAAGTGGGACCTTTCTACGCTCGAGTCTCCTTTGAAAGAAAGAATTATCGAGATGAAGGTTGTAGGCCCTTTGCTCGATTTGGAAAAAAAGCACACTGTGTCTTTCACTTCTCAAGTGAAGGAGAGTTTGAGCAGATTAGACCTTTGGCCGACGAGCTTATCTCTTTGGGCAAGAATGTTGAGCTAATTTTCACATCTCCAAGTGTTGAGCATAAGGTTATTGATTACTATCAGGCCAATAGAGAAAATATTCGTTATTTACGTTTGCCTCTGATGATTTATTTCCCGCTTCTTTCACGCCAGAATATAATTGCTTGGTCGAGCGCAAAGAAAATGATGATGGTTCGTTATGACTTTTTTCCAGAGCTACTTTATCTTGGCTCTAAAATGAAAGAATTTATTCTTTTTTCAGCAACTGTTAAAAGCTCACGTATAAAGACCACAGATATAAGTGAATTACGCTTACCTGGCCTTAAGAAGTATATCTATTCAATGTTTAGTAAGATTATTTGTGCAACTAATGAAGACTATATGATTATCGGTAAAGATATTAGTGCTGATAAACTAGAGCACCCAATTGAGCTTAGAATGTTGCAAATTGATTCTCGTCAGCACTTCTTTAGAAGACATTCTTTATATGAGGACTTGAATAAGCTCTTATCTTTGGCCGAATATGAAAAGAGAATTTGCTTGGCCCAGACTTGGCCTGTTGAAATGGATGCTTTTTCTGATCAAGAATTTTGCAAGCTGATAGGAGCAGGTGAGTTATTTGTGTTTATGGCCCCGCATGTACTCAAAGACGATAATATTGAAAATTTAAAAGTGCTTATATTAAAGCATTGTCCCGATTTATCAATTCATATGCTGACAAAAGAAATCATTGAAAATAATCAAATAGACTCATTTATTTCAAATTATAAGCAAAGACCTGGACTCATTATATCCACTCTTAGAGGCATATTATGTGAGATCTATCCTTATTTCCGAACTGTCTTTGTAGGCGGAGGACATGGGAAGGGGATTCATTCTGTACTAGAACCCTTTGTTGCTGGGGCAAATATATTTTGTGGGCCAAATGTAAAGCGCTCGACAGAGTACGATACTATTGTAAAGTCCGGGGTTGGCGTTGGTGTGATTGATAATATGAATGATGCCTATTCAATTATAAAAAGCACTAGCACCAATAAGATGGCCAATGAGTTGATTTCTGATATGATTAAAGAAAGTGAAATGGCCAAACGCAAACTTATCGCATTATTAACGAATTAA
- a CDS encoding Flp family type IVb pilin, whose protein sequence is MKRSYTTTILKSQSGQTAVEYLLLLVAVVSILFAVFQTLDARFKADPEACQQGSINPLCFLKTIGIDGSNEVDPKKFRTFRLR, encoded by the coding sequence ATGAAGAGAAGCTACACTACAACCATTCTAAAATCACAAAGCGGTCAAACCGCAGTTGAGTATCTTCTACTTCTAGTGGCCGTCGTCTCTATTCTCTTTGCGGTCTTTCAAACTCTTGATGCTCGCTTCAAGGCCGACCCTGAAGCATGCCAACAAGGTAGTATAAATCCTCTTTGTTTTCTTAAAACTATCGGAATTGATGGCTCCAATGAGGTCGATCCTAAGAAATTTCGTACATTCAGGCTTCGTTAG
- the tmk gene encoding dTMP kinase: MEHTKDITQLTNVFRQAAFPGSFFFSFEGIEGSGKSTQIVKIKDYLEDKGFNVIVIREPGGTAFGEKLRQAILTSNTDIHPAAEAHLFASARAQNLHALILKELDSPNTVVICDRFLDSSIAYQGVARKLGPEYILNIHSSFPLNIVPHKTFYLRIDLEKSLERQRLRNMPKDYFESRDNSFHQDLIEGYDYCAQIFPNRIATIDGSAQLESVTQKLIEEIETIING; the protein is encoded by the coding sequence ATGGAACACACTAAAGATATCACGCAACTAACTAATGTATTTCGCCAAGCGGCCTTCCCTGGATCATTCTTCTTCAGCTTTGAAGGAATTGAAGGCTCAGGAAAATCGACACAAATTGTAAAAATCAAGGATTACCTTGAAGATAAAGGCTTTAACGTTATCGTTATTCGCGAACCAGGCGGAACTGCTTTCGGTGAAAAATTAAGACAGGCCATTTTAACTTCTAATACAGATATTCACCCTGCAGCAGAAGCACATTTATTTGCGAGTGCTCGTGCACAAAATCTACATGCACTGATTTTGAAAGAGCTCGATTCACCAAATACAGTAGTAATTTGTGACAGATTCCTAGATAGCTCGATTGCGTATCAAGGAGTGGCAAGAAAACTAGGGCCAGAGTATATCTTAAATATTCACTCAAGCTTTCCATTAAATATTGTCCCTCATAAAACATTCTACCTAAGAATTGATTTAGAAAAATCACTAGAGAGACAACGTTTAAGAAATATGCCAAAGGACTACTTTGAGTCACGTGACAATAGTTTTCATCAAGACCTGATTGAAGGATATGATTATTGTGCACAGATCTTTCCTAATCGTATTGCAACAATCGATGGAAGTGCACAGCTTGAATCAGTCACTCAGAAACTAATTGAAGAGATTGAAACGATTATTAATGGATAA
- the asnS gene encoding asparagine--tRNA ligase yields the protein MTQLKRIELKQLFDQASDFIGSVVTVKGWVRSVRKSKAFSFIVLNDGSSQDLLQIVADGGIENYEALSTMLTGTCVSITGKVVESQGKGQTIEMQATTGTVIGAVDDSYPLQKKGTSLEHLRDIAHLRVRTNLFGAVFRVRHALAMATHKFFDDKGFFYLNSPIITAVDGEGAGEMFNVSTLDKHNPPKTDKGEVDFAKDYFGKDVSLCVTGQLEGECHALGLGKVYTFGPTFRSENSNTKRHLAEFWMIEPEVAFADLEDVAELAADYIKYMIEYAFTHCRKELEFLYSMPFTDVDKNHFETLAAVRDSEFKKITYTEAIEILSASGAKFEFPTNWGEELQTEHEKYLTDVHFKSPVIVTDYPKDCKAFYMKQNDDGKTVRAMDVLVPGIGELIGGSQREEDLDKLTKRMDEMGMEKEGYWWYLELRKFGSAPHSGFGLGFERAIMYITGMSNIRDVIAFPRTPGNCDF from the coding sequence ATGACACAATTAAAGCGCATCGAACTTAAGCAATTATTTGATCAGGCATCTGACTTTATCGGCTCTGTTGTAACTGTTAAAGGATGGGTACGTTCGGTAAGAAAATCAAAAGCATTTTCTTTTATTGTTTTAAATGACGGATCTTCTCAGGATCTACTACAAATTGTAGCTGATGGTGGTATCGAAAATTATGAGGCCCTTTCGACTATGTTAACTGGTACTTGTGTATCAATTACTGGAAAGGTTGTTGAGTCTCAAGGTAAGGGGCAGACAATTGAGATGCAGGCGACAACTGGTACTGTAATTGGTGCAGTTGATGATTCTTATCCTCTACAAAAGAAAGGTACTTCACTTGAACACTTAAGAGATATTGCTCACTTAAGAGTTAGAACAAATCTATTTGGAGCAGTTTTTCGTGTTCGTCACGCACTTGCTATGGCAACTCACAAGTTCTTTGATGATAAAGGTTTCTTCTACCTAAACTCACCAATTATCACTGCAGTTGACGGTGAAGGTGCTGGAGAAATGTTTAATGTTTCAACGCTTGATAAGCACAATCCTCCAAAAACGGATAAGGGTGAAGTTGACTTCGCTAAAGATTACTTTGGTAAAGATGTTTCACTATGTGTAACTGGACAACTAGAAGGCGAGTGTCACGCATTAGGACTTGGAAAGGTTTATACTTTTGGTCCAACGTTTAGATCTGAAAATTCAAATACTAAGCGCCACCTTGCGGAATTCTGGATGATTGAGCCAGAAGTTGCATTTGCTGACCTTGAGGATGTGGCCGAACTTGCTGCTGATTATATTAAGTATATGATCGAGTATGCCTTTACACATTGTCGTAAAGAACTTGAATTCCTTTATTCAATGCCATTTACTGATGTTGATAAGAATCATTTTGAAACACTAGCGGCAGTTCGCGATAGTGAGTTTAAGAAAATTACTTATACTGAAGCAATTGAAATTCTATCTGCTTCAGGTGCAAAATTTGAATTCCCGACAAATTGGGGAGAAGAGCTTCAAACTGAGCACGAGAAATATTTAACAGATGTACACTTTAAATCACCTGTTATTGTTACGGATTACCCAAAAGATTGTAAGGCCTTCTATATGAAGCAAAACGATGATGGGAAAACAGTTCGTGCGATGGACGTTTTAGTTCCAGGTATTGGTGAGCTTATTGGTGGATCTCAACGTGAGGAAGATCTTGATAAACTTACAAAGCGTATGGATGAGATGGGAATGGAGAAAGAAGGTTACTGGTGGTACCTAGAGCTTCGTAAATTTGGCTCGGCTCCTCACTCTGGATTTGGACTTGGTTTCGAGCGTGCAATTATGTACATCACAGGTATGAGCAATATCCGTGACGTTATTGCATTTCCAAGAACTCCAGGAAATTGTGACTTCTAA
- a CDS encoding regulatory iron-sulfur-containing complex subunit RicT: MTNQDQQDISESHDNDKSGGKKKVNKFNKHDDKLAKEQDGKFEEGQTLTMVRVRFPGNAKSQPFLLGKRKFTYGQKVIAMSDRGMTVGYINSFPYEVTFDKSMLPIRSISKVATQEDIDEQKSYLKKENEAEIICLRLIEKYNLNMNLTHVEFIQFGKKAVFYFTAPERVDFRNLVKDLVSEIKMRIELRQISVRDRAAALGATGACGLQTCCSYFLTNYGNVSIKMAKNQNLALIPSKINGVCGQVKCCIKYEDDVYTNKREFLPGEGSYIRTKNGDIGKVLKLHILLEQFEMLTDRGYIRRYYKNQFDKKRCRPPKEWSFPTEFRSITKETSTIIGIEELEEELRLRKQAFLKSLNNDSDSDDIEEDAHELFDDEEESNNSDDEDIEKIPLDSTEDESDNIPKQKIEKKRHNNNRPKRRPTNRNEKGDKDSDDRPRNRRPQDKNAQSEDGQNKSQNKNRNRNRNRNKSKSGNFRKPSGDKPKNTETKSNQ; the protein is encoded by the coding sequence ATGACGAACCAAGATCAGCAAGATATATCTGAATCACATGACAATGATAAGTCAGGTGGTAAGAAGAAAGTAAATAAATTCAACAAGCATGATGATAAACTTGCTAAAGAGCAAGATGGTAAATTCGAAGAAGGTCAAACACTTACAATGGTAAGAGTTCGCTTCCCAGGAAATGCTAAAAGTCAGCCTTTCTTACTAGGTAAGAGAAAATTCACTTACGGACAAAAAGTAATAGCAATGAGTGACAGAGGAATGACTGTTGGTTATATCAACTCTTTCCCATACGAAGTCACATTCGACAAGTCGATGCTCCCTATTCGTTCAATTTCGAAAGTTGCAACTCAGGAAGATATCGACGAACAAAAGAGTTATTTGAAAAAAGAGAACGAGGCCGAAATCATCTGCCTTCGCCTCATTGAAAAGTACAATCTAAATATGAACTTAACACACGTTGAGTTTATTCAGTTTGGAAAAAAGGCCGTATTCTACTTCACTGCTCCAGAGCGTGTAGACTTTAGAAATCTTGTAAAAGACCTTGTGTCAGAGATTAAGATGAGGATCGAGCTTCGCCAAATCTCAGTAAGAGATCGTGCCGCGGCACTTGGAGCAACAGGAGCTTGTGGACTTCAAACTTGTTGTTCATACTTCTTAACAAATTACGGAAACGTATCCATAAAAATGGCAAAGAATCAAAACCTTGCCCTTATTCCTTCAAAAATTAATGGTGTTTGTGGACAAGTTAAGTGTTGTATCAAATACGAAGATGATGTTTACACAAATAAGAGAGAATTCCTTCCAGGAGAAGGATCTTATATCCGCACTAAGAATGGTGATATCGGAAAGGTTTTAAAGCTTCATATTCTATTAGAACAATTTGAAATGTTAACTGATAGAGGCTATATCCGTCGCTATTATAAGAATCAATTTGATAAAAAACGTTGTCGTCCACCTAAAGAATGGAGCTTCCCTACTGAATTTAGATCAATCACAAAAGAAACTTCGACAATTATTGGAATTGAGGAGTTAGAAGAAGAGCTACGTCTAAGAAAGCAGGCCTTCCTTAAGAGCCTAAATAACGATAGTGATAGCGATGATATTGAAGAAGATGCGCACGAGTTATTTGATGATGAAGAAGAATCAAATAATAGTGACGACGAGGACATTGAGAAGATTCCATTAGATTCAACTGAAGATGAATCGGACAATATTCCAAAGCAAAAAATTGAAAAGAAGCGCCATAATAACAATCGTCCAAAGCGTCGCCCAACAAATAGAAATGAAAAAGGTGACAAAGATAGTGATGATAGGCCTAGAAACAGAAGGCCTCAGGATAAAAATGCACAATCTGAAGATGGCCAAAATAAGTCACAAAACAAGAATCGCAATCGCAATAGGAACCGCAATAAATCAAAAAGCGGAAACTTCCGTAAGCCTTCTGGTGATAAACCAAAGAATACGGAAACAAAATCTAATCAATAA
- a CDS encoding ABC transporter permease: protein MALASLIISSFSLLSVQSVLKGLQTNRIERGKQTLGRYIIDLPKDLSFEKTQAYLDDKNLKYSFEYEIEGLIRLEGYLAPVIFHGVTSETSTILPKAIDHWPAREEILLSPYLGRKIYAGLDDKIQFISPAHTDVFFGELPRFKSLMIENFTDSMDPDIDELHAWGHAYSAFSIAKSRRYNKLRVYSVLGAAEVGELKQYLTSKGASFKTWEQLNQNLVYALALENNVVLFLFLATIVLVTFSIISGLSIFYARVRNDFASFWILGMSMDQIKKYGGLNIAIITVCAIALGNLLSFIVLKLLAQFSPVIMPAMFVDRSLPVRFTASSFVFSFLVPVIITVIFTLFSNWRFFKDNGNFISFVKKVGT, encoded by the coding sequence ATGGCCTTGGCGAGTCTTATCATATCAAGCTTTTCACTCCTAAGTGTTCAGTCAGTTCTTAAAGGACTTCAAACCAATCGCATCGAGCGTGGAAAGCAAACTCTTGGCCGATACATTATTGATCTTCCAAAAGATCTTAGTTTTGAAAAAACACAAGCTTATTTAGATGATAAGAATTTAAAGTATTCATTCGAGTATGAAATCGAAGGACTTATTCGTCTTGAAGGCTACTTAGCACCTGTTATTTTTCATGGTGTAACGAGTGAAACTTCTACGATTTTACCTAAGGCCATTGATCATTGGCCTGCAAGAGAAGAAATTCTCTTATCACCTTATTTAGGTCGAAAGATTTATGCCGGACTTGATGATAAGATTCAATTTATTTCTCCGGCCCATACAGATGTTTTTTTTGGTGAGCTTCCTCGTTTTAAGTCACTGATGATTGAAAATTTCACTGATTCAATGGACCCAGATATCGATGAACTTCACGCCTGGGGACATGCTTATAGTGCGTTCTCAATTGCAAAATCACGTCGTTACAATAAACTGAGGGTTTATAGTGTTTTGGGTGCTGCTGAAGTAGGAGAGCTCAAGCAGTATTTAACTTCAAAAGGTGCAAGCTTTAAAACATGGGAACAGTTAAATCAGAATCTTGTTTATGCTCTGGCGCTAGAAAATAATGTGGTTCTCTTTTTATTTTTAGCAACGATTGTTCTTGTAACATTTTCGATTATCTCAGGGCTTTCAATTTTCTATGCAAGAGTTAGAAATGACTTTGCTTCTTTTTGGATCCTTGGAATGAGTATGGATCAGATTAAGAAGTATGGGGGACTTAATATTGCCATTATTACGGTTTGCGCAATTGCTCTAGGTAATCTTCTAAGCTTTATTGTATTAAAGTTATTAGCGCAGTTTTCTCCTGTTATTATGCCGGCAATGTTTGTTGATCGTTCACTACCTGTTCGATTTACGGCCTCGTCGTTCGTATTTTCATTCTTGGTACCTGTGATTATTACAGTAATCTTCACTCTTTTTTCTAATTGGAGATTTTTCAAGGATAATGGGAATTTCATTAGTTTTGTTAAAAAAGTAGGAACTTAA